One stretch of Gouania willdenowi chromosome 16, fGouWil2.1, whole genome shotgun sequence DNA includes these proteins:
- the LOC114478011 gene encoding E3 ubiquitin-protein ligase RNF19A-like, translating to MSRQKPKVLGHGVDGVMGSDKDLQSTTSSISLPSVKKAPKKRRLSLASLFRRRRRESKSAQQRSRELQHPGTGGLEGVDGITSIESIHSEMYNDKNSVFPAPGTGAAASASTSSASGPSSSFSSSSFKAGAAVGQELLECPLCFLRHSRENFPDIMTCHHRSCIDCLRQYLRIEISESRVNISCPECCERFNPHDIRMILCDRALMDKYEEFMLRRWLVADPDCRWCPAPDCGYAVIAFGCASCPKITCGREGCSTDFCYHCKQLWHPNQTCDAARQQRAQSLHLRTARSSSLSHSQESGAAADDIKPCPRCAAYIIKMNDGSCNHMTCAVCGCEFCWLCMKEISDLHYLSPSGCTFWGKKPWSRKKKILWQLGTLVGAPVGIGLIAGVAIPAMIIGIPVYVGRKIHNRYEGKDVSNHKRNLVIAGGVTLSVIVSPVVAAVTVGIGVPIMLAYVYGVVPISLCRSGGCGVSAGNGKGVRIEFDDENDMNVGSGVAATDSTSVADMRNNLSIGEGSVGALTGSLSASSNHMDRVGAIRDNLSETASTMALAGTSITGSLSGSAMVNYLNRLEVQADVQKERCSLSGESATVSLGTVSDNASTKAMAGSILNAYMPLDRDGNCMEVQVDIESKSCKVRHHSGSSSVDDGGHVGHYGWFCPSFQGRGVSAPWAKEERKERRERCTSGGQKSKGKLRKKGPKMKETREDLDAELLEQRSTMSSELGSPSLSGSLPSVADSHCSHFSEFSGSDLESTKTSCSHGSGGADYHTRFPTVTPMPEVENDRLETCPVATASSSSSSPLSEGQGTVITPHSPVSTSSSVGHSPELTPPSLSTENVSLVSSAELLKDSNNNHPESSCNHTDI from the exons ATGAGTCGGCAGAAGCCGAAGGTGCTTGGTCATGGCGTTGATGGGGTCATGGGATCTGACAAGGACCTGCAATCCACCACTTCCTCCATCTCTCTGCCATCTGTCAAGAAGGCCCCAAAGAAGAGGCGTCTCTCCCTGGCTTCTCTTTTCAGACGACGGAGACGAGAGTCAAAGTCTGCACAGCAGAGGTCTCGGGAGCTCCAGCATCCTGGGACAGGGGGGCTGGAGGGAGTGGACGGCATTACCAGCATTGAGAGCATCCATTCTGAGATGTACAATGACAAGAATTCTGTCTTTCCTGCACCTGGGACTGGAGCTGCTGCTTCTGCCTCCACATCATCCGCCTCAGGCCCATCTTcatccttctcctcctcctcattcAAGGCAGGTGCTGCGGTAGGGCAAGAGCTGTTGGAGTGTCCACTGTGCTTTCTGCGCCACTCCAGGGAGAACTTCCCTGACATCATGACCTGTCACCACCGATCCTGTATCGATTGCCTGCGCCAGTATCTACGCATTGAGATCTCAGAGTCACGGGTAAACATCAGCTGCCCTGAGTGCTGTGAACGCTTCAATCCACACGACATCCGCATGATCCTCTGTGACCGGGCACTCATGGACAAATACGAAGAGTTCATGTTGAGGAGGTGGCTGGTAGCTGACCCTGATTGCCGCTGGTGTCCAGCACCAGACTGTGG GTATGCAGTGATTGCGTTTGGGTGTGCTAGCTGTCCAAAGATCACATGTGGCAGGGAGGGCTGCAGCACGGACTTCTGTTACCACTGCAAGCAACTGTGGCATCCGAACCAAACCTGTGATGCAGCCAGACAGCAGAGAGCTCAGAGCCTTCATCTGAGGACAGCACGCTCTTCTTCTCTGAGCCACAGCCAAGAAAGTGGAGCTGCAG CCGATGACATTAAACCATGCCCACGTTGTGCTGCCTATATTATCAAGATGAACGACGGCAGCTGTAATCACATGACGTGTGCAGTCTGTGGCTGTGAGTTCTGCTGGCTGTGCATGAAAGAGATCTCAGACTTGCACTATCTGAG TCCCTCAGGCTGTACTTTCTGGGGAAAGAAGCCATGGAGCAGAAAGAAGAAGATCCTTTGGCAGTTGGGCACACTCGTGGGTGCTCCGGTTGGCATTGGGCTCATTGCTGGCGTTGCTATCCCCGCCATGATTATTGGCATCCCTGTGTATGTAGGGAGGAAG ATCCATAACCGCTATGAAGGCAAAGATGTTTCCAACCACAAGAGGAACCTGGTGATTGCTGGTGGTGTGACTCTGTCTGTCATCGTGTCCCCGGTGGTGGCTGCAGTCACTGTCG GCATTGGAGTTCCCATCATGCTTGCCTATGTCTACGGCGTGGTGCCCATCTCTCTGTGCCGCAGTGGTGGCTGCGGTGTTTCAGCTGGGAATGGGAAAGGCGTCCGTATTGagtttgatgatgaaaatgacatGAATGTGGGCAGCGGGGTAGCCGCCACCG ATTCTACATCTGTGGCCGACATGCGGAACAACCTCAGTATAGGTGAGGGTAGTGTCGGGGCTCTGACAGGCAGCCTCAGTGCCAGCAGCAACCACATGGACCGTGTCGGAGCCATCAGGGACAACCTAAGTGAGACAGCCTCCACAATGGCCCTAGCTGGGACCAGTATCACTGGCAGTCTGTCAGGCAGTGCCATGGTCAATTACCTGAACAG GCTAGAGGTGCAGGCTGATGTGCAGAAGGAGCGCTGCAGCCTCAGTGGAGAGTCGGCTACCGTCAGCCTGGGTACTGTCAGTGACAACGCCAGCACCAAAGCAATGGCTGGATCCATTCTTAATGCCTACATGCCTCTAGACAG GGATGGAAACTGTATGGAGGTCCAGGTTGATATAGAGTCCAAGTCCTGTAAAGTCCGGCATCACAGCGGCAGCAGTAGTGTAGATGATGGGGGCCACGTGGGCCACTATGGCTGGTTCTGCCCCTCCTTCCAGGGCAGAGGAGTATCTGCTCCATGGGCCAAAGAGGAGAGAAAGGAAAGAAGAGAGCGCTGCACCTCAGGGGGTCAGAAGAGCAAAGGCAAGCTGCGTAAGAAGGGGCCCAAGATGAAGGAGACCCGGGAGGACCTGGACGCTGAGCTGCTGGAGCAGCGCAGCACCATGTCCTCAGAGCTGGGTTCCCCATCCCTGAGTGGCAGCCTGCCCTCTGTGGCCGACTCCCACTGCAGCCACTTCTCTGAGTTCAGCGGCTCTGACCTGGAGAGCACGAAGACGTCCTGCAGCCACGGCTCCGGAGGGGCCGACTATCACACACGCTTTCCCACCGTCACCCCCATGCCCGAGGTTGAGAACGATCGCCTGGAGACGTGCCCTGTTGCTACtgcttcatcatcatcgtcgtcaCCTCTCTCTGAGGGACAAGGGACTGTCATCACCCCCCACTCGCCCGTCTCCACCTCCTCATCAGTGGGTCACAGCCCAGAGCTCACGCCCCCCTCCCTCAGCACAGAGAATGTGAGTTTAGTGAGCTCAGCTGAACTGCTGAAAGATTCTAACAACAACCACCCTGAGAGCTCCTGTAACCACACTGACATATAA